ATTATGGGAGATGAGTAAAAAACATGAATGTTTACTGGATAATAGAAGCCACGTGACTTCATAAAAAAAGAAACCACACAATTGTCTTTCTTCAAAGTTCTCATAACTTGGTTGTTGAAAACAATGTGATGAGTGTGTCTATTTAACATGTATCTTTTCACTTCATTAGCAATACTAAAGCAAGACATTTAATGTGCATCCATCCATCAAAGAGATGATGGAAACCACCTCTATAGTTAAAGAATGAATGCACATAACTGGCAGCATGATTCAGAACCACAACAAGGAGGCAACATCAACACGAGGTAGAGATGACGGTCAGATGGAGAGGTGTGTGGAAACAAGGGGCAGGTTGCCTTTGGGGACGAAAATATGAAGAAAAAAACATGCAAGGGTTTGTGGGATAGTGAGAAAATATATTGACATTGTGTTTTACACGTATGTTCACAATAAATATATATGTATATCTCATCATTAgtccgtggcaacgcacgggcaaccAACTagttaactatagaggtacaatggctggtatatgtgtggaggaggagagaggcctaccttatgtattgagggagatcgatcggcatccatgcatatgtgcaggagaggaataatgTTGGGacagagacagagctagagtgttggagggggtggtggtggagttgcttctagcaaatggtgggagaggcttgctagacaaacggagggcacgcgtgcaatatcaataagagaggggatggctacctgtctgtgcacgtgcgtgtgagagacgggacaagaggcatgcacgaatgatgaggggggacgatatggctatGGTAAGCAGaggtaactacataggaagatcaatcatcCTTTGTCAGagaggagagacataacttgtgaggtacgtcgatcgatgggcgggggaaaatagttaaagtcgatctaggtatatctagggagatcgatcggtatacatgcatgtatgtgttataagcaaataaggcccggggagaaggatagagagagagggatgcagctaggaggtggtgcgagaggcatactatatcgaggggaaaggagtttgcgagtacgagatcgatgaaaagaggggtgggagtgaggcatggacggtgagaagagaagagggaaagcttgtgtttgtggtaggcacacctggctagagaggcatatcgatcgatgcgtgccgtaaagaaggagctggggggcctacacacaccgtgggtgaacgacctaaagtgaaaaggcGAATTTttgcgatggagctagagaatgccgagggagggtcagagggatgcgggcgtgtgcatgcacgagagaaagttagcactagctacaaagataagaggattgtgtgggtggaaaagacgaatagagatcataattcattataaaaagtgaatttggatatttgaagattttatcatagtgttttaaaccgacgcatgcgtgaatatatataacggtgatacacatggtgtggttatgaacatgttatactacatataatatattttatctctactcttataaaaaaacagagttgttgatgatggtgtgcctgccatccagcaatataggccgtccgatttatatctgacggataggaaggaaactatggcaattctGAAAAAAGATACcccccacacccctctccacatttgcaaatatgGCCTCCTCTCgatcatcttgatgttccgtggaacgcatggacatcttgctagtactacatataatatatagaacattgattataatttgggctaatgtgtggcttttgcagctcagggctaaatacttgtcataatgtagggggcggggcactatactttgtgtgataaacacggtgtacgtatggaacatggtttagattatgaatatatagttagtacatcaaatgtactattatttggaatcaacatcaagtgtattcaaaaaatagaattcgagttcatatagtacacatagttcatatctatctctaaagtatcatgtggtgtgttgttaaggtaatacacgaatgatggttgaagttggcaacaatcatgattgtagattcttattgaaatagagaaacaaattcaaatttagttcgaattgcagcggtagtatagacatttggaatgcactaaaatgttggtatgagtaggttacatgcattatacagccaacgaaaaaatttaattggacataacatgttggtatgagtagctttgaatagcatttgtatagtaaaacgggacaagactctctctttgtgtggtgtgaatagttttatttttttcgtttttttattgagggaagtgcgaattgatttggtacgtacaagtacaatattacacgttaggcttgtccctaaatttcaacccgtgccttgttatatcccgaaaattcagatatcgtgcttccaaaactggcgccttcacaacccgcgccttgttatcccgaaattacaacgcgcgcgaaaactccctccagctgccaaatcccgacacgcgaaatcctcCTTCTAACCCtaagccgaaagggccgctagttcaaatcggtgggggtacttttgtaacacaccctacattttggacaagcgcgtccttaagtcatggttccccccttccatcgcctccttttcgccattcgaaatcccaggccgccataacctctgcgctccagccgcgaaaccccaccctcctccgtccgccacctcaccgctgtccagccggagcctcttccccaatgacgtcgtccaccgcaacagctcgacgtccctcgtccacctccccggatgaggatccgtcgtcccgccggttcagccgccccgtcctccgcctccaaggagctgctccgacgatcacCTCGTCTATCGCTGCTGCTCcgtccccacagcgccgccttaacctgctccaccggaaccgcagcatcttcaccgactcctcggacaaagccgaggcctactcggcgccaccaaagaggttgtacactcatcgcatcgtgccttctccttaactcgacctcccggcgccgacggtgctccatcccgcacccccatggacaGGCTACCTCGAAGCcagcgccgcgggcgacatctctatGGCGGCTCTCCCCTAGTGCGAGGCCCCTTTAGCGGCAGCGTCCATACAAGTCGGATCTGCTGCttctgctccggctctcgctcgcactggtgttgctgctccggctctcgctcgctcgctcgcgctgctgctgctactctcCCCCTCGCTTGTGCTGTTGCTCTGcaccgatttagctacacttcagtcgactgaatcaacttttgggttAGTCacttttcagggggtggggggcgggctcgccggagttaaggaagaactaCCCGCAGTGGGGAGGGgtgctcgccggagaggtaccccactatctatcttagggttcagggtggggggcagtggaccggcggtggggagttgtttcagCGCGGCTGGGGCGGccgcggaccggcggtggggagttgtttcggggtagtgaggcggcgcgggggccggcggttcggccggtggcggctggcggctcaggggggtgcaggttgaagatgaactgcaggccctccctaaactacttgtcaagtgcctctctggtaccattgcattcagtttcgacagtaacatttagattccacagtaaatttcagtttcgacagttaagttcagagtcaacagtttttacctcatcggtTGTAGTGAGGTGgattttggtgatgtaaattttacatctattttacatcatctattggataTGCTATTAGAATCTGACTAAagattaacgatgtctgtcttgtgctgcttcagtcttgatgtcttacggctcaccggagctgctccagcgatagaacgatccatcacaatagagcagtgccctggacgccgtctacagattcctcagatcttcctccacacctccgacagccacctctgcctcaacttcttcagcgaccaacccaatgatgctgaggtcgacacggctacgacaaagaggttgtacacttgttgcatcacttattactctacattcatgtcgatccattagggctattttggttcaacagaaaaaaatagcaataggaaattttcttatggcactctactattcaattattcatgcattttgttgaatgGAATGGAgaaaaacatccacctggacctacttttcaaaatcctatgcatgaaaataagaccaagtgcattagtggcagaataacattctaactgtacaagctttcatatggtttcactttattttggccatgtttctttgcattcctctgctcttccaattcccgtgaaccaaacacccaagttgacagaaatcctgtgtttacaaatgcactgtttaccatgtgcattcctatcctattccggtgtttttcctatccctgcgtttttagaatcatgcaagctgTCGTGGTTttttcacggcagatgtcctagagaaaggacttagtcatggagccatcgctacgggttagcttaaaggggttaaagcggacaagggatgcaagagagttttatactagttcggccccttacgatgaaggtaaaagcctacgtctaatTGTGATGGAactgatggggtttcgatgaccagggagcgaatacgctttgcctgagtctcgagttgttgtgtgttgtcctgaaccgccgccgggtcgtccccttatatacatgggttgacgcccgccggtttacaaaatcccgaggccggctcataatcgtgtccggctcggtctctgctacttctatcttacaacacaagtttacatatcaatgccggtgtacgtctacaggccttaaaccggctttgggccctgggccttcatgaagcgtcaccgtctgtcttcatggacttcagatacagatgaactacttatggggttaacccggcctctcctggccggtttacgcccagtggtaatatccccaacattaggccgcAGATTGATTTGaatggttcatgtcaatcctcaatacttaagaaatttgctttttcaacatcttcacataatcttgtaaaccgtcgtgacatcatcttctaggatcatggtaaaccgccgtgacgtcacctgctatttaaaactgtgtataactcaccttcattaatgagcctccgacaatcgaggcgacagctgcgcctcatatccaaaaattcggctcctcgattttcgcgcctgtcgtttatctcccttataaatagggccagggggtctttccattttccccctcatgcctcttcgcgtcatcgtcatcctcgcgacgcccgaaccttcgacctcggccgccgccgtcaaccttcgagtgctgcaccaaccttggccgctgcattgACTTGAACAcaccagagctcctccgcgcgccgccgctgctcaacagcctccgtaagtctcccctttctcttaccatagatctgcacttagggtttctgtcgttcatcagtgttcgtcgccgcccttctttttccttatttatatccatggattaAATCCAAAAACCATATAGATCTCGCGCGGTAGTAGTTttagcacctgtttgatatccaactcctCTCAACTTGGCAAACTTTTAGTATGCTggaaattaggtcagaatatattttgtttttccaatgggcggtagatctgaaattatcatagcaagatgtgaaacctgtttttcccttcacttatacatatttaataccagattgggcggtttaacttcatataccaaatgatgacccagtagataccattagtcccctgttgaaccgccaatgaaTTACACTATTTCCAtcgtcagactccggtttacaaataaccaaatccggtttatcaatatgcttgtatccttatatcgctgtatagttgtccactgtaaatcttaaaccggcaataatcatgtttcagatttcccttgtcatggccaagcaagtctatgaatgcaattgggctccctctcgagtaaccgaggagcagttaaacaaccttgttaaaacgggcgctttagccaaaaaaGATGTTATGCACTTGAGGGTCCCTGGCCccgaaaatcctcctacacccaaggatggagaggtagtcgtgttcgCTGACCAtatcggacgaggttttagccctcccggttcaaaaaaattccgagatgtactagccaattttctgctgcgccctcaagacattggtcccaactctgttaccaacatctgccacttccaagtattctgtgaggtttatctgcaagaggaacctacagtcgaactgtttagggatttctttcacttaaaccgtcgcaccgagttctcagatggacccaatacggaactgggcagaatggcggttcagaagaggaaataggtcaccttccctcatcccaaactccacagtcaccccaaagagtggaaccaaacttggttttactgcatggatacctctccatctgacGAAAACCCCTTGTCGGGTTAtcgccctgaacgcctgagcaacacacacccttttcctcagaggttgactgcaagagaaagggccaactatgctcctcaattatcaaagctcagagccttcatggcgaacggtttgacaggagttgatcttgctcgttgttggataagctggagtattctgcccttaagccggcgctccggtttgatgtgtgagtacacaggaagtttgaaggatgctcagcggcacattgacattcagcttacagatgcagaagtcactgaagctgtaaaaaagatactgaacgaaccggaggctgtctgagcccaaaccggactactccctttctgcaccttcaacaaaccaccagctgtaagaatcatacaatctttttatctgaagttgcttgtgtccaaatattctctgaaagtgtaattattttctgacagggtgatgatccgttctggaataagaagccatcacaagacaaaccggtgaagccgcaagacaaaccggtcaagtcagttcgtccaaagaccaaggttgttagaaaccctgccaagaaaaggaccactgcatcctccaaTCTACCAgttgatgacgatgtgggtaatccgaaaccagaggtagaacttgactctcttggttcatttttcgtacatctcattgatgatgattattatcaggacgacgctgaaggcagtcatgctgaggacgtagaggtaactattctttcctccgattcagatcctctgccaacataaaAAATCCGTCAGGCAAACCAGAAaataaaattttctcaccctcttgcttacttggatccaaactttcttttgaagacacaacagcacgaggctcgccgtacaacccggcacagcggccaggtagttacctccgccggtttaccaaacagtccggttcggaaacgccgatctgtggtctcttatcccattgatacttcataccccaaagcaggttgtttccgccagcctcttaacccgtctgattcaaattatcagggtacttctcactcatcttctggcgagtcatcggccacacagcttccgcccctcaaaacagttcctgggtgagctatgcacgtgtctttattcttgatgtgtttTCTTTTCATATTGTACTGATTCtcatgtctatcttttctcagcgccaagccaagacccagcaggAAGGCTCGATtaagcaaaccggctgatgataatgtagctgttgaaccggaaaaaactccAGATCCAGAAGAAACCGATGCTGATGACATGCTTAACaatccgccgcctcaagaccatgatttccttgccgaacaagtgcaagttgacacttcaagccatgcagaccggccaaccagccctgtccaaactgatgacaaaccggtcagtccagttaaGGATACTGACAATCCGCCGACTCCAGTGAGGGCTGCCGATGaccaagatgatgacattatgattactggcactggccacaccactcctggcaacccggtcgctttgtcaaagcatactgccaaggacaacctctctgctatcggcaaaggcaaatggaatgccgatttatcaagctacgcccatctcaatgctcaagacattcactctggcttcttgaaccgtctgtataccagccgtgactatgaagccagtttggtaaacttgatgaaggagcgatatgaggtaactaccatttttctcttttgtccaattgcagtttatcaactcctagtagcccccaagtgacggtttatgataccgatctaaacagggacttttgtcataattCAACTTTtcatatttagcctccagggaccggattacctctttcagatgaaccggttccttaaaatttgccatactgctctttcaccggtatagcccccaagggccggtttaactttataaagatgaaccgggactgtagaataATTCCCATACCAATAGTTTTTGaacaaacacacattagcccccaagtgccaagattaatacttgtattgtgcttgggacttatagaaatttctgataaggagcaaatatgcattagcccccaagtatcaagggcataacttgttatgtgcttggtacttcaaatatatAATGTCAACTCATTATAGATCTGTCCctttataggctgagctgagcaagaaggatagccaaaccgctgatctgcaagagaacatcaaaacccagcaagcTAAAGCCTCCAAAGTgaaggaagagttgacccgcgctctaggcgctatggagaaactgaaagagggcttcaacaaagagcgggcagattgggagactgaaaaagccactttgataaaaagggctgaaaacgcagaagccgctcttaaaccggtggttgacgagctgactggtgtaaagcggcaagtgcatgctatgaccgctgctgtgtttggtaagcatccttactttatgctttcaacatatcttcccatgcgttgccggtttactgatgtttgtaatgatacaggaactcgcattagccatctgggctctgatgtacagaagaagttgaaagctgcctatacgctgatagagcaactgtataccggcgcacaacggattatctgcaccgcttctcacaataagccacccccgacgttgatgaaggataccttagacatgctatc
The sequence above is a segment of the Aegilops tauschii subsp. strangulata cultivar AL8/78 chromosome 6, Aet v6.0, whole genome shotgun sequence genome. Coding sequences within it:
- the LOC141025383 gene encoding uncharacterized protein — its product is MKGDDPFWNKKPSQDKPVKPQDKPVKSVRPKTKVVRNPAKKRTTASSNLPVDDDVGNPKPEVELDSLGSFFVHLIDDDYYQDDAEGSHAEDVETQQHEARRTTRHSGQGTSHSSSGESSATQLPPLKTVPGAKPRPSRKARLSKPADDNVAVEPEKTPDPEETDADDMLNNPPPQDHDFLAEQVQVDTSSHADRPTSPVQTDDKPVSPVKDTDNPPTPVRAADDQDDDIMITGTGHTTPGNPVALSKHTAKDNLSAIGKGKWNADLSSYAHLNAQDIHSGFLNRLYTSRDYEASLVNLMKERYEAELSKKDSQTADLQENIKTQQAKASKVKEELTRALGAMEKLKEGFNKERADWETEKATLIKRAENAEAALKPVVDELTGVKRQVHAMTAAVFGTRISHLGSDVQKKLKAAYTLIEQLYTGAQRIICTASHNKPPPTLMKDTLDMLSMLPARVEELKRSAARVGALTALTRAKAWVPDLDLTNVAKGYPSLKEDGSEFGTEDLRAINREVRPLACQLAEEADLSFYQASYDTNNKRVAAPTPEAQNLIPPIRKHTYAPNIEPSTLIIDEAVFQALTGIDWTTVDFQPLGRDEEDELVQADPQPSGQADKQS